Genomic window (Vigna radiata var. radiata cultivar VC1973A chromosome 1, Vradiata_ver6, whole genome shotgun sequence):
TCCCTTGCTTCTCAACTACCTTCCCTCTTTTTCCCTTTATCTTTTCATTAGGTTCTAGGGTTTTACTTTTCTAACAAATTCTTGCATTTTCCTTTATCAATTCCTTCTATTGGCTCTTAGGGTTTCACCCATCAAATTTCTCGCGCAGGTTTGCTGGTATGAGTAAAGTCTTCTCCGATATACTCGCGGACAAGCTGTCCAAGCTCAACAGAACCCAGAAGTGCATTGAAAGTATCCTTCTTTtatagaaaaacatgtttattactttttttttatcgaatAAATGTGCTTACTTGTTATAATTACTTCGTCGAATTGGGGACGGGTTAGTAGTGTTTCTGTTCAGAGGAAGAATGTTATTCATGAATGGACAGCGTGATGTAGTTGAGATGCTTTTGGCGTGTTAAATTGGGAATTGGTCTCTGCATAAATAGCTTTTGGTGTAATTGAATTGCCATGTTCGTTTGTAAAGGTGCCATTATATCTTTAGGTATCGTGGTAATTGTGAGCTGGTCAATATTTTCAGTTTATGTGGGAAGAAGCAGAAAACTATTGAATTATGACTTTTGATTGATGATTCTGTGAAGGGCATATGAATTGTTGCCCTAGATTTGTATGTTGTTGATTCCTTTTGGTGTTTGAATGGCTTGAATATCTTTCCAATTTTGTCTTTGTGAAAGTTTATGaatgttattattgttttttggATAAGCAATGTACAAACGTAAAAGTTGTCATGTGTTGAGGTAGAACTAAACTTTCTATTCAACTACAAGGAGAGCTTTTATCTGTGAAGTAACATGTTGTACTGAAAGGAACTTAGTGGGCTGTCTGTTTCAATCATGCTAAAGGCATCAAAGTAGTATTTAAACGCAGATGTGTGTGTTTCATGTGATCCGTATATCGAGGAGATGAATAAATTAATGCCCATGTAAATTTGACTTTATGCTAAGGCTCTAATTCTGCAAGTTTATCCGTCGTTTCTTtggtttatattaataataaagtgcACAATTTTGCTTTATACATTACCCTTTCTGCTTTTAGGCGGACAGAGAATTGGATCTTGAACTTTTTACTGCCATCCTTCTGtcatctattttaattttgctGCCATCCTTCTGTCATCTATTTTAAGACCCTAAACACATTATTGACCATAGCAATGTCCACCTTTATAAAGGATTTGCCTAGTGCTCTGGCAGCCTAGTTTTGTTGACTTTTACTATAATTACCTTAAAAGTTAGTTGAATGGTTATTTGTGTTTGGATAACGATGTAAAATTGTTTTGTGCTCTCAGTGCAAACCATTAAACACTAAATATTACTGCCTATTAAGTTGATCTTTTGAAGTGCATGGATTGGTTGTTTGTGCCATATATGCTTTgctatctttaattttttaatagcGTTATCACATTGGTGTATATTTCACTGGAGCGAGGCAAAGCTGGTAGTGGAAACATGGAATAagcaatttcaaaattcagaAAAGGTTCATCGAGTCCCCCTTCTGTATCTTGCAAATGATATTATTCAGAACAGCAAATGTAAAGGAGATGAGTTTGTGACTGAATTTTGGAGGGTTCTTCCCGCAGCACTTAAGGATGTTTTTGAGAAAGGTGATGATCAAGAAAAGCATGCAGCATCTAGACTGGTAAGCCCTTTTCCAGGGTCTAAAGCTTTTACAAGTGAATACAACTATTCAAATCATTCCTTAGAAATGTGATAAAAGAGGCTTTTGGATGGTTTGGGATTTGGACATGAAGTTGTAGCAGACTTATTTCTTCATGCAAGAACTGATACCTATAGCATATAAATGTTGAGAAATGATTTGCATACCATGATATTTGATTTCAATGCAGGCAGTTTGATCTAACTCGGTGCTTACCTTACTTCAGGTTAATATATGGGAAGAAAGGAAAGTGTTTGAATCTCATACTAAGATCcttaaaaaatctatatttgGAGAAGAAGCACCTCCACAGTTGGAATTCAACAAAAAGCGATCCCGATCTGTCAGAATCGTGAAAAAGGATTCTCGTTCCATTAAAACGGTGAGATGGGAGGCTTTGTGCCTCTTCCCTCCCCAATGTTATTCTCCGACATTTCtatgcattttaaattattgcaCCCTTCAGAACAGTTTGCAATTCTTCTTGCGCCGCTAACCATATGAATTTTATGTAATCCAGAAATTGTCCATTGGAGGTACAGCAGAAAAAATAGTCTCAGCTTTCCATACAGTGCTTAATGAACATTCCAGTGAAGATTTAGAGATGAGTAAATGCAAGTCAGCTGTTCAACGTGTGAGGAAGAtggaaaaaaatgttgatattgCATGTTCTATTGGTAAGCTATCACTATAAAAAATTAACGCATGATTTTTGGAAATAGGATTCTTatacttctttcttttttctttttcagtaaAGGATCCTAAGCGAAAAACTTTGTCTAAGGAATTAGAGgaggaagaaaatattttgaaaaaatgcaTAGAAAATCTCAAAGTAGTTGAAGCAAGTAGAGCAGAACTTGTAACGCAGTTAAAGGAAGCTTTGCTTGAGCAGGCAAGTATTTGTTTCTATATGCTCagtaagattttatatttaatgttcaGCATTTATTAGGTTTCTGTTTGATATTTGAGTCCCAATGCTATCTTTTAATTAGTTGTGTTTTATGTATCAGGAATCCGAGCTGGAGAATGTTCGGACACAGATTCAGGTATTCATTATTGTGATTCTTGTTATCAGAAGACTGTCCTATTTTGAGTAGTTTCTTATGAGATGAAAATGGGATATATATTTTTCGTGTATCTAGgttttccattatttaataACCTTTCTCATGTGTCTCTTCTtagtatatatgtataaaagGTAATTGGAccatattatatatagtttgtaAAATGTTCATGAATAGTGTTTTTAGTCGTAAAACATTTTAGAGAATAAATTAGATCCTCCTTCCTCAAGGTGTACATGGTGTACGCAAACTCTACTGTTCTTTTTTAAAGTAGTATACGTGTCTGGGAACGTTTGTAAACTGGGAAGGAGAGTGGGGAATTCGGTGTTACTTCTGAAAGGTTTAGATTTCTGATTTTAATCTCTAAATTTTGTTTGTCCATTTTATTACCTCCCCGGGACTGAAATTGATGAGGGAAAATGATTGAAGGATCAAATATGGATAAATTTTTATAGAAGCTAAAATTCGAAATATGAAATCTTCTAaggacaaaaaatatttaaccctttCTGAACGTAGGAGTGTATGACATACCTTTTAGGAACCTCAAAGGCGTTTGATTTAATAAACTGAGTTTTGAAATAGAAACAACTTAGTGTACTATCTCACAAATTTGAAATAACTAAGTTCCTGCTGATCATTACAGGCCATTATATGTATGTGTTATTATGCTTTCATTCAGGAAATTTGTCAGGATTTTGCTGCTTATGTTGCTAACGAATTTGAATTTGATGGTATGGAGGTAGCACAAGCACAAGTAGAAGAGGCTAGCAACATGCGGAAGCGACTTGATGAAGATTCTTCATATAAAGCTTCAACTGCAACGTCTTCTGTTACTGATGTGAATATAAAATCAGAACCAGCGACTAAAAAGTCAGCCGCAGCAATTGCAGCTGAGGTTGCAGATAAGCTAGCTGCTTCTTCATCATCTCAGTTTATCATGACTTCTGTTCTCTCTTCATTTGCAGCAGAAGAGGCAAAAAATGTTAGTCTAACTTCTGAGTCAATGTCAAAACCTGAGAAGTCAATACCTATATCAGATCCAAATGTTTTTATGTCTTCACAACAGTTAATTGCCACATCAAATCATTCATATCCACCGGCTATGGTACCTCAACCCACCTTGCAGAATCCAACCGCAACTTCACAGAGTCAATATCAATTGCTTGGTAATTCATCCTCCCACCATTATTTGCAATCAACTGGAGGGGTTATTACTCCATATGGTTATGGTAGCGTCCCTCCTCTACCACTGGGACCACCCCCACCTCATATGGTGGGTCCAATGGTGCCTCTGACCCATCAGACAATGCAAATAAGTCAGCAGCAGCCAGCAGCGATAGCTCCACATCAACCAATAAAATTGACGCAGCAAGCTCCAGTACCTCCTAGTTTTCGACCACTTCAACCGCCGGGAATGGTGTACTATGGAAATCATCAGCATTCTATATGATACCCCTACATGCAGTAGTTTGATTTTAGTCAAAATGAACTGTTTAAAAACAAGCCCTATGGTATGGTCGCTGGGGTTGAGTTGGCACAATACATGGAAGCCAGGCTAGCACCCTGGTCCCTGGGATGTAAAAGGAAAGTATCACTTGTCAAGATACTAAATGCTTTAAAGAAATTCGTTTTAGACTGACTGTGCAGTAAGTTCTCTTGAGCAAAGGTAGTGGTTTTTGCTCAACATATTTTGACAGAAATTTTTTGACGATAATGTATCTGTACTATATATACTTAgttgattaaataattattggATTATATTAGATAAAGGAAACTGAGGCAGTGTCTTTCCCATCTGCCTCATAATTTTGTGTTTGGTTGATTTGAGCAACTTTCACAATTTTATATCCGTTGGCTATAGGATCTCCGACAGGGTGTGGTTCAACGTAGCAATATTTCTTATGCCTCTCCCCTGTGCTGTGCTGTTGACCATTGAAGTTTCGCCAAACATTTCATAAGGGGCAGATTATCATGCACGGTAAGGTTCAATAGTATGAATCTTCgaaattttgaattatgaataaatttgaCGAAAGCGTTTGTGGGCTACACATATACTTATAAGGAGTGCTTTTCGTTGTTTGatgtgattaatttttttaaaagggatttaaagatatttaaaggTGAATTTATTTCCAATCTTTCAGAGAAAGGAAATTGATTACTAAATTTCTTTACGTATTTGTCTGTACAGTAGTAGTAAGAGGAGAGCATGCTGTgatataaattttgatgaatTAAGGAATATGGTGTCTGATGATGCATCATTGTGGTGGTCTACACTATTGTATTATGAAATGGAAGAATTGAGACCAAGTCAAAAATACAGATTGGAAGGTGTGATGTTCCTcaatcacaattaaaattgaaatgccAAACCCAGAATAATGTGTCTGTATAATGAAATCACTGCTGTTGAACGTACACCCAAGTTAGCAGCAACTCAGTCAGAAAAGATGGATAAATGAAATGGAACCAAGCCATTGCAATAGAAAGAATCTAAGCAAGAGGAAAAATAGTAACATACCTTTTAATACATCTATACGAAGTgtgtatttttcaataaataataataatgatgataataacaataaatttttttattaataaatgtcAGTAATTAATATATTAGCGTCACCAtgctacaattttttttttaatatttaggtCCTCTAATGAATTGATCAAAAcgttataaattataaatccaaaatGTTGATgaacaataaatagaaataaataaaatggaagTGGTAACTAATTTTATCCATTCACTTTATTCATACAGTGAATGCGAACAAATTTACATTCTCAACAATAACATATACACTTCAGAAATCTTAGGTTTATAatgattcaattattttaataataaaaatttaaagtataaatacaatttttataaataagctacattattttaaaattatattatttttttaaaaacttttttttggaGTTTTCTCCTTTTTGGAGATTAAAGATATTAAGatgattttttatgataaattctTCACTTTTGTTCGATCAATTTCTCTTATaaagtaaattgattttttatgcattttcttGGTCTGTATGTCTTTTCTATATATGTTGACCATCTTGGTTTACATGTAGTCCAAGTCTTCTATAAGGGTTTCtactaataaatgaatttaatggTGTATCCTGATTGTAATTGCGTTGTTCATAAGGGCAGACAGAGCTTCCTATGTGTTTGGAAGTCATTTTAGGATTCTTGAACAGTTGCCCTGGAATGACCAATTGTATGCTAGTACTATTTTTGGTTTGTGTGATTGAGTTGTCTAATGAAATATGAtatgtggagttgagttaggatttaatttggtttacttgaattttattttgaaattggcTATGTTGTCTGGTTGGTATTGCAATTAAGTCATTACAATCTGGTAGTTGGTATTTTTGGCATCTGTTATTGTTGTTGGATTGAATTGCAAGACTGGAATGACATAAATGTGCAAAATTAAGTTCTGCAAAATTTTGCAGACTTGCTGGGCGAGAATATACTTATTATGCGAAGCCAAAGCTAGAGAGTTACAGACTAAGTTGTCGTTAGACGAGAATATACTTGCTGGGCGAAATCAAAGTTAAAGAACTACTTATTTATAGTTTGTTGGGCCAGAATATACTCGATGGGCAAAGACAAAGTGAGAGAGTTCACTGATTAGTCTTGTTGGGCGAGAAAAGTCTTCCTAGACGATTTTTGTGAGAACTTAATCCTGTAACTTCTAGTTATATTCTCGTTGGGTAAGCTATCTAGTCGTTGAATGAGTGTGCTCTCAGACACCACTCGTTATGCGAATAGACATTGTCGCTAAGCAAAATTATCAAAGTTCAACTACATTTTCATATGTCTCGTATGGTATGTTTAATGTGTGGTTTTGTGAATGTTAAAATGATGGTTggtttataatgtaatataagaATGGTTGGTACTAATCCTAAGAGGATTAATGGTGATTACAATAGTGTGTACTGATATATGGATTTCATGTTAGGAGTTATCTTATCGTAATATAAGAATGGTTGGTACTAATCCTAAGAGGATTAATGGTGATTGCAATAATATGTGTACTGATATATGGATTTCATGTTAGGAGTTATCTTGTTGTAATCAAAGCAATCTAAGTTAGTAATAGAGATATTTGTGGTTTAGCTTGCTACTATAGGAGATTTATAGAAGGATTCTCTAAAGTAGTGACACCTTTAACACAACTGACAAAGATTAACCGTTTGCTTGGATAGACAAGTGTGAGGAAAACTTTCAAGAATCGAAGCGGAGGTTGTCGAGTGATGTTGGTAATCCTTAACACAAGTAAATCCTTTGAGATTTACTGTGATGTTCCTCATTAAAGGTTAGGTTGTGTGCTTATGCAAGAAAAGAAGGTAATTTCTTATGCTTCAAGATTCATGAGAAGAACTATCATACTCATGATTTGGAGTTGACGACAGTAGTGTTTGCTTTGAAGATATGAAGACATTATCTATATGGTGCATAGTTCTAACTATTCAATGACCACAAGAGTTTGAAGTATCATTTTGATAAGAAAGAGTTGAATATGAGGTAGAGGCAATGGATAGAGTTCTTGAAGAATTATGACTTTGAACTGCAGTACCATCTAGGAAAGGTAGATGTTGCGGCAGATACCTTGAACATGAAGACAATATATGTTTCTTATATGATGATCAGAGAACTTGAGTTGGTAGAAAATCTCAGGAATATGAAGCTACATATGGAGTTAGGAGCAAATTTCATTAGATGTAGTAATCTGACTATGTCTAATGATTTTCTAAGTTTGATAAATGAGAAACAATTGTTGGATCCTAGGCTATACCTTTTGTATGCTAGGGTGAAACTCATTACCAATGATTCTGCAAAGCAGTAAAGACCACTACAAGTGCATAACTTGTCAAAGTCTGATAATGATACACATATATAGATTGTTGAGTCTAATATGAGTCTTTGTATATGATATGGttgtttttatgaataatttatatgttataatatcTCTTATACTCTTTTTACACATTATATTaccttttcttttgtgtttgttttgtctAGGTGTTCTCTTTCTTTGTTTGTAATAATCACCTTAATAGTATGAGCATATGAGATGTAACCGTTGATCCAATGCAAGACGAGAATGGTGCAACGATATAATTTTATGATGAtcttgttatatataattattttttgataaacTCTAGTTTTATTAGTTTAGTTATATAACTATTTGTACATACTTCATggattaatataatatatgctAATCTTCTTTACTTAATGattatataatgttttgtttaataattttatcctATTAAATGGatatacaaaataaatctttttctatgatattttaaagataattattacatatatatatatatatatatatatatatatgagttttttCACCGTTTCACAGCATAAAAATCTTCTACATCATTAATAAAAACTATGAATAAAAACTAAGTCAAGTTTGAGAATTTATGCATAAGGTAAATATaagtactttatttttataaaaagtttgaaaataaaaactaaatattataaaagtttatagtTTGACTTAATGAGATAAATTCCATTTAGGTATTATGTTTTTAACCTTAAATTCTGTTTTAATTCACAATTAGtccttaaataaaatttgtcggCATGTATAGTTGTTCTGTTGATATATTCGAATTTATGTCAATATGctaataatgatataataagttattatgTCATCAATCAGTTtcatcatataatttttttttaaaccatgAGTGtgtagttttttgttttttcgtAAAATTCAtttccaatttttaaatttttaaattttttaatcaatctCAGTCTTTTATCCTTCAAAAAGTTTACATTCAACAAGTCTTATTCCTTGTTCATACTATTGCtatttagtaataaataataaccatTAGGCCTGTTTATCagtttactttaatttttatttaaggttatctaaattaaatatacaaattaatatagtttgattcaatttagtttttatttaatacaaaattccAAACAAACTAAATCATTGATTTATAATTTGGCTAAGATtcattatgaattttattatataaaatcatcCCTTTTAAATAGTTACCATGAAAttgttaaacattttattacgaaaatttgtcaaataaaatattacacttctgtataataattactattatatttatattttaaatttttatcatattcataaataagtaaaaagttacattttgtcaattataaatacattaaagTACAATTAAGTCATAAAATAATACTCAAAAAACTTTACTCATATCTTTATtgatttgttaattatatatatatatatatatatatatatatatatatatatatatatatatatatatatatattatgattgtaAGACATTACAACTTTTTATAACATAGaagaattttcatattttctattgtttataaggagtaataattttttaactatatatCCAATAGTCCTCTGTTATTAAAGataagtacaattttttttttctcaattatcaGAGACGTTTTctagaaataaaaatgtgaCAAAAATACTACACTCCTATCTGAATAATATCTCAAATGTATCTCATTAAATTTAAGGTCatgaacaaaataacaaaaactataggaaaagagatataaaaaaaaataaaaaaatcagcaGTTCACATATCAACATCTCACTTTAAAACTCTATTACGATATTATTGGAAGCCGTCGTCATCATCTAACCTTTTTTGTGTAACCATGTTACCATTATCATTTTGCAATTGCATTCATTACGATTCACTCTTTCAAACCTTTTATCCACTTTTGTATGATTTTGGATACTAATGATAGTCctataaaatgttgaaaattctatatcaactaaacataaaaacaaatttatacatttcaagttaattatataatattgaattaaatttaaaattttgaaatgaaataagaAGAAATTCAGAAGAAAATCCATGtcttagtttgaaaattttgtggGAGAAAGCTCTAGCAATGCTTGATAGCATTCAAAGAACGCATGACAGCACCTTGTTTTTATAATTGTCTCATTTGTTCTACGTTAAGTTTGGTTTGAACCATtagataaatagaaaatatattctaaaaaatagaagaaagacaGGTTCCATGGCAACTTGGCATTTcaatttatatcataaaatcTTAGCATATATAGGAATTTATTGAATTAGTGTGTCTGCGCATCCGACAACACTTTATTGGTAATAAAGTCACGTATTGGACTGAAATATTCTCAATTAATCTAAGAAGTTTCATTACGACAAACTTTGTATTAtattctatctttttttattaaagtaattcataaaataataatatacactTTTTTGGTATTCTCAATAGGTTTACTTTTTTTGGTATTCTCAATAGGTTTAccttaattaaaagttaatgtcaaaatcaatttaaatacacattttttatatattttaatatgtttttaagaacaaaattatagtagagtttcaaatttcaaaatagacAACATTCCAAAGACGGTGATTAATCTTAACAATAGTGCTTGACAAacttaatatcaaaatattgatATCGTCCATTAGGGATGAGTCAAAAAGTCTAAATTGACTCTATCCGACCAAATCGAATGAAAAGATAGGTGGTCGATCGGTTTGGTAGGAATTTGGATAATATGGaataaggaaaaatatatttaaaaatactcaacccaactcatcttTTTAAGAGTTAAAGTTATTGTAGTCGCCcctctttttcattcttctttcttcacttcAAATTCTTTGTCGAAATCTTAAACCTCCTTCACCATGCTTCCATCAAAtacctttctttcttctctataTATGGTATTATTTACTTTGGGATTCATATTTAGCTTGGTCATGATTTAGTTAAAAGAGATCTATAAATCATCATTAACTATACAAAAATTTAAGGTGTGCGTTAAAAATTCAACTACGAGTTTAAGTCtgagattaaataaaaataagaaaatatagtaACATATAATGATAAAGACTATTAATCCTATTGTTCTAAGATTTTGAGTTAAAAGTGACATTATTCTCTTATATGGGTTTGACTCAAATCTCATTGTTGAATTTCTCTAGTACATTCTTTCTAAAGATTCATCGCTAACACCACAAAGACAAGACACTCGTATAATATAGTTATCATTGAAAAAGTATTCACAGTTGGAAATGTTTTTGTTCATCctta
Coding sequences:
- the LOC106773996 gene encoding regulation of nuclear pre-mRNA domain-containing protein 1B, which codes for MSKVFSDILADKLSKLNRTQKCIETLSHWCIFHWSEAKLVVETWNKQFQNSEKVHRVPLLYLANDIIQNSKCKGDEFVTEFWRVLPAALKDVFEKGDDQEKHAASRLVNIWEERKVFESHTKILKKSIFGEEAPPQLEFNKKRSRSVRIVKKDSRSIKTKLSIGGTAEKIVSAFHTVLNEHSSEDLEMSKCKSAVQRVRKMEKNVDIACSIVKDPKRKTLSKELEEEENILKKCIENLKVVEASRAELVTQLKEALLEQESELENVRTQIQVAQAQVEEASNMRKRLDEDSSYKASTATSSVTDVNIKSEPATKKSAAAIAAEVADKLAASSSSQFIMTSVLSSFAAEEAKNVSLTSESMSKPEKSIPISDPNVFMSSQQLIATSNHSYPPAMVPQPTLQNPTATSQSQYQLLGNSSSHHYLQSTGGVITPYGYGSVPPLPLGPPPPHMVGPMVPLTHQTMQISQQQPAAIAPHQPIKLTQQAPVPPSFRPLQPPGMVYYGNHQHSI